The window GCTCTTGTAAATTCAATCATACGTGTACTCTTTTTGCTTCACCTACTCTTGCTGCCAATGTCGTTTCGAGTTCAGCTTAAAATACTGTGTGATCCTTCTAActacttgacttttttttttttacaatatctTGTTCATATACTATGCTCACTGCATGATCATTACCCCCTCCCCTGCTATGTCCAGACTTGAAGCTACAAGGTAGAgattgacacggggacaaatcttttcccgtccctgcaggaacttaatttccctgtcgctgtccctgcctcattcctgtaagctctgccttaaccgcacaagtcttgaacacttatgattttaaagtgtttgaggcttgtgcagatgaggatggagcttgcaggaatgggacaggagcaggaaaagaacttgccggggcGGGACGGGAAATGGGAAAAGTTTGTTCCcgggtcattctctactacaaggCTTACAGCATTTTGCTTCTTGGCACCATTTTGGTGGAGTAACTTCCTGCATACTTTGTGCTGGGAGGAATCGTTCATAAGATTTAAATCCTTATTGAATGCCCATTTGTTTCAGTTAGTGGCTTGACATCGGGATCCTGACTGTGAATGTGGGTGCTATTTTAtgctctcttcccttccttgTCCTCCTTTCCCTCTTTGCTAAGAGTATATATCTTTCTTGTGTCATATTGTACtacttttctgtttttttgttgAAGTTAGTTGTTGTTTTGATATATCAAGAATAAATAATCAAACCCAGGAGTGGACAATCACAGTCCagaagggccacaatccagttgaattttcaagatttctaccatgaataccataagaacataagaattgtccagcagtctgctcccgtggcggccctctggtcaaagaccagcaccctaactgagattagccctaccagcgcaggttcttgttcagcaggaacttgtctaactttgtcttgaatccctggagggtgttttcccctatgacagactccggaagagcgttccagttttctaccactctctgggtgaagaagaattttcttatgttcgtacggaatctatcccctttcaactttagagagtgccctctcattctccctaccttggagagggtgaaccctGTCctgatctactaagtctattcccttcagtaccttgaatgtttcaatcatgtcccctctcaaactcctctgttcgagggagaagaggcccagtttctctaagctTTCACTGTACgctagctcctccaaccccttaaccatcttagtcgctcttctctggacccttttgagtagtaccgtgtccttcttcatgtacagcgaccagtgctgtatggagtactccaggtgagggtgcaacagggcctggtacagcggcatgataatcgtttctgatctatttgcatacaatggagatctatttgcatacaatggaagcagtacaatctcatgcatattcatggtggagatcttgGAAACTCGACTGGGTTGTTGTCCACCCCTGACCTAACCAGCATCCTGCTTTCGTCAAGGCAGCATCTCATGATGTATCCATACAGAAATCTCAGGatcctgtctccttccctcagGTCTCTCTCTTCAGTTCTTCATATTTTGGATATTCCAGGGTCCTATCTCCTTCCTAAAGCCTCTCTTCAGCTCCCCATGCTTTTGGCTTTTAGATCCCTTAGTTAAGACCACACTTTATTTTAGAGACCTGTTTTTTAGCCCATCtcaagatctctgatttcttctAACCCCTCCTTTTGTTGCTTCCCCTAATTGTATTTTCCCTtatacattgtaaataattttagtATTGGACATCGCCTTGAAGTTATGGTTAGGCGATTaatcagatttttaaataaacttgaaactattcttCGGACCTTGATTCTCTTTATAGCTCTTGGTGCTTTATTCATACTTTGGGTTTCTTAAGTTATTTTTCTCTATTGAGATCTGTTGTCACTTGTTCATTCTGTATTCTGAGTGACTTGATACTGTTCTTTCCTCTCTGAGCCAGGGTTAGAGCTCACAATAAAGAAAGATAATACAATTTGAGTTACAAATATGCCAGAAAGGCCTTACATAGGCACCTCTTCACGTATTCCAGCTCAGTAAGGACACTTTAAGCCATCTCCAAACATTGAAATTCATATTAAGTAGGCAAAATTGCAAGAGCGGTCTTGGCTCCTCATGATCCAAAGGGACCGGAGAGAGTCTGGTTGTGTGTTCTTTCCCAGCTAATGGTCCCATATCCAGGGTTAGcaaattttccaaatggaaaatctggacccccctagacTCCCCGcccccagtccagcccagccctagacaccttcccacccccccactgcctgctttcgtcaggcaggagggcatctgtgcatgcgcggatgatcTCCTGTCCAATggcgatttgttggaagcttttcaaaacccggataaaagGAGGTCTAGTAACCCTACCTATCTCTCTCTCCAGGCAGTGGAATCTGCTTCCCCTTGGTGAAATCCTGTGTGTTTGGCAGTGAATTAAAGTCTCTGCACTCTGAAGCTACCTCATCAAGTGTCCAGAATGAGGCAACGGACCCTTCCACCACCAAACAGGTCCTCAGACTGCTCTTCTGTGCCGCTGGATTACAGGTAGGGAATCAAATTGTGGATGAGGTGAGAGCTGGAAAGCTTcatgagggagaaggaaaagtggGAGTATTGGAGGAGCAGGAAGATTTTGAAGCTTTTGACCATAGGCAACTATTGTCAGACCTTCTGAGAAAGGGTGAGCTATCCTTAGTTGAGATGTGGGATGGGATTGAGGGTGTCTTGTGTTGGGTATGTTTGCTGCTTTTTATGCCCTGATTGTGGACTAATTCTTAACTCTTGCACCTCTCTTGTGACTGGTAGGCCTCGTACCTGACATGGGGTGTCCTTCAGGAGCGGGTGATGACAAGGACATATGGTGCCACGGACTCCAGCCCTGGAGAAAAGTTCAAGGATTCGCAGTTCCTGGTGTTCATGAACCGCATCTTGGCGTTCACAGTGGCAGGACTGTACTGTGCGTTGATCAAGCAACCGCGCCACAGTGCCCCCATGTACAAGTATTCCTTTGCCTCTCTCTCCAACATCCTCAGTAGCTGGTGCCAATACGAGGCTCTCAAATACATCAGCTTCCCCACACAGGTGCTAGCCAAGGCCTCCAAGGTCATCCCAGTTATGCTTATGGGGAAGCTGGTGTCACGCAAGACTTATGAATACTGGGAGTACTTTACAGCTGCGCTCATCTCTGCAGGCGTCAGCATGTTCTTACTCTCAAACAGCGCTGGCAAACACCCCTCCACTGTCACTACCTTCTCTGGCTTGCTCATCCTAGCGGGTTACATCATCTTTGACAGCTTCACCTCCAATTGGCAGGACTCGCTCTTCAAGTACAAGATGTCCTCGGTGCAGATGATGTTTGGGGTGAACCTTTTCTCCTGTCTCTTCACCTTGGGCTCGCTGCTGGAGCAGGGTGCTCTCTTGGAGTCGGTTCGCTTCATGGCCCAGCACCCGGACTTTGCGGTGCATGCTGCGCTGCTCTCTGTCTGCTCTGCCTTTGGCCAGCTTTTCATCTTTTACACCATCAACAGGTTTGGTGCCGCTGTGTTCACGATCATCATGACTCTTCGGCAAGCCTTTGCCATTCTCCTCTCCTGCCTCATCTACGGCCATGCCATTACTGTGGTGGGGGGGCTGGGCGTGGCTGTGGTCTTTCTGGCACTTTTCTTGCGCGTTTATGCCCGCAGTCGGATGAAGAGACGCAGCAGGAAGTCGCTCAGTGAGGGAGCTGTGCAGAAAGTGTAACAtggacccctccccccacttctttTTATATGGACACAATTGGACGAAAAGAGAGTATTTTTTAGAAAAATCTTTTTTAGTAAAATCAGGGGAAAGAGGGCACAGGGATGTGAAACTTTTGGTGCATCATATTTCCATCTACCTTAACGACACCACGGATTGTCTGGAAGGTCTAGCCTCATCTTTCCCTGCAGAAAAGCACCTCTCATTGTTTGAAACGCAGCTGTCCCCTGTCAGTCATTTTCTAAGTGTCTGTACTTAAAAGATGAATGCAAACATTTTATACACTTGATGGAGTACTGACAGGGGAGTGCATGGCTCATGAAATCCCAGCCTCTCCTAAAAGaaagtgctggggggggggggggggacatcgcAGTTGCAGCCCCTTTTACTAGGAGGTGTCGTAAGGAATAGGGCAAGAGCTCTGGATATGGGGAGAAAATCACAGCTCCTCCAGCAGGAGGTACTGTAGAGGGTGGGGCAGAGATGCCAACTGTGAGGACACTGCAGCTTGTAAACTGATTTCTGTTATCATCTGCTCcttttgacataagaacataagatttgctgctgctgggtcagaccagtggtccatcatgcctactTGAGTCTagtagccttacttgcgtatgttctgttccagtaggaacttatccaaccttgtcttgaatccctgaagggtgtttcccctataacagcctccggaagagcgttctcaTGCATCCCTCTCTGCATCGTCCCGTTTAGTGCTGTTTTTGGGAG is drawn from Geotrypetes seraphini chromosome 3, aGeoSer1.1, whole genome shotgun sequence and contains these coding sequences:
- the SLC35B2 gene encoding adenosine 3'-phospho 5'-phosphosulfate transporter 1 isoform X1, with the protein product MEALACSFHLLLALMVPAASTDAGIPALVHDSWTDFWLLRFFYNIAGYATIAIPGFLLIQYFKRRNYLETGSGICFPLVKSCVFGSELKSLHSEATSSSVQNEATDPSTTKQVLRLLFCAAGLQASYLTWGVLQERVMTRTYGATDSSPGEKFKDSQFLVFMNRILAFTVAGLYCALIKQPRHSAPMYKYSFASLSNILSSWCQYEALKYISFPTQVLAKASKVIPVMLMGKLVSRKTYEYWEYFTAALISAGVSMFLLSNSAGKHPSTVTTFSGLLILAGYIIFDSFTSNWQDSLFKYKMSSVQMMFGVNLFSCLFTLGSLLEQGALLESVRFMAQHPDFAVHAALLSVCSAFGQLFIFYTINRFGAAVFTIIMTLRQAFAILLSCLIYGHAITVVGGLGVAVVFLALFLRVYARSRMKRRSRKSLSEGAVQKV
- the SLC35B2 gene encoding adenosine 3'-phospho 5'-phosphosulfate transporter 1 isoform X2 translates to MVPAASTDAGIPALVHDSWTDFWLLRFFYNIAGYATIAIPGFLLIQYFKRRNYLETGSGICFPLVKSCVFGSELKSLHSEATSSSVQNEATDPSTTKQVLRLLFCAAGLQASYLTWGVLQERVMTRTYGATDSSPGEKFKDSQFLVFMNRILAFTVAGLYCALIKQPRHSAPMYKYSFASLSNILSSWCQYEALKYISFPTQVLAKASKVIPVMLMGKLVSRKTYEYWEYFTAALISAGVSMFLLSNSAGKHPSTVTTFSGLLILAGYIIFDSFTSNWQDSLFKYKMSSVQMMFGVNLFSCLFTLGSLLEQGALLESVRFMAQHPDFAVHAALLSVCSAFGQLFIFYTINRFGAAVFTIIMTLRQAFAILLSCLIYGHAITVVGGLGVAVVFLALFLRVYARSRMKRRSRKSLSEGAVQKV